In a single window of the Acidobacteriota bacterium genome:
- a CDS encoding thymidine kinase, whose protein sequence is MNPSRPGTGWIEVIAGPMFSGKSEELIRLLKRAMIARQRVQVFKPKLDNRYSEGDVVSHSQMRVPCELVDRADEIMPRLDPRTEVVGIDEAQFFDDSLPKICGHLANLGKRVIAAGLDMDYRGVPFGPMPVLLAVAEEVHKIHAICTSCGAPAAYTQRLVESDELVVVGASGAYEARCRRCHEPEGAPPAIEPWLIPPANVSASESED, encoded by the coding sequence ATGAACCCATCGCGTCCAGGTACGGGGTGGATCGAGGTCATCGCGGGTCCGATGTTCTCGGGTAAGTCCGAGGAGCTGATACGACTTCTCAAACGGGCGATGATCGCCCGTCAGAGAGTCCAGGTCTTCAAACCCAAGCTCGACAACCGGTACTCGGAAGGCGATGTGGTCTCGCATTCGCAGATGCGGGTGCCCTGCGAATTGGTTGATCGTGCTGATGAAATCATGCCGCGGCTGGATCCCCGAACCGAGGTAGTTGGCATCGATGAGGCGCAGTTCTTCGATGATTCGTTGCCAAAGATCTGCGGGCACCTGGCAAACCTCGGGAAACGGGTGATCGCCGCCGGCCTCGACATGGACTACCGCGGCGTCCCCTTCGGCCCGATGCCGGTGCTTCTCGCTGTGGCAGAAGAGGTCCACAAGATCCACGCAATCTGCACCAGCTGCGGTGCCCCGGCGGCATACACCCAAAGGCTCGTCGAGTCTGACGAACTGGTGGTGGTCGGCGCGTCCGGCGCTTACGAGGCACGGTGCCGTCGGTGCCACGAACCGGAAGGTGCGCCGCCGGCGATCGAGCCGTGGCTCATCCCACCGGCGAACGTCTCGGCCAGCGAGTCAGAGGACTGA
- a CDS encoding 2-oxo acid dehydrogenase subunit E2 has translation MAFVFNFPDVGEGIHEGRIVEWLVAEGDVVTEDQPLLKVETDKAVVELPSPHAGSVLKVHVEADSTIFVGDPLVTIGEAGEVVRDVVQQDAAPRTATPAADEPAVAAPTVAGRRPLATPRTRALARKLGVDLSAVRGTGPGGRITDEDVRRPAAGSAPQPEAVRPTGVPAVTADGEVERVPITHLRKMIANAMRASKHNAAHVTHVDEADVTELVAHYRRAKPTIEERTGVRITLLPFFIKALVAALEQHPIFNASVDEEKQEILFKKYYNIGVAVDTPEGLIVPVIRDADSKNLVELAREVADKAERARSRELALDEIRGGSCTITNIGPLGGVFATPIINQPELAIVGLHAIKERPEVVNGEIAIRKMMYLSVSFDHRYIDGAQGARFMSDLVHLVSEPMVLMARF, from the coding sequence ATGGCGTTCGTATTCAATTTCCCTGATGTCGGGGAGGGGATCCACGAGGGACGGATCGTCGAGTGGCTGGTCGCCGAGGGCGATGTGGTGACGGAGGACCAGCCGCTCCTCAAGGTCGAAACCGACAAGGCGGTGGTCGAATTGCCCTCGCCGCACGCCGGCTCCGTGCTCAAGGTGCACGTCGAAGCAGACTCGACGATTTTCGTTGGCGACCCGCTTGTGACCATCGGCGAAGCGGGTGAAGTGGTCCGGGACGTGGTTCAGCAGGATGCTGCACCCCGTACCGCAACACCTGCTGCGGACGAGCCGGCGGTCGCAGCTCCAACTGTCGCGGGTCGCCGTCCGCTGGCGACTCCGCGGACCCGGGCTCTGGCGCGCAAGCTGGGTGTCGATCTCTCCGCTGTGAGAGGGACCGGCCCAGGCGGGCGCATTACGGACGAAGACGTGCGACGCCCGGCCGCTGGGAGCGCGCCTCAACCCGAGGCGGTGCGACCGACCGGTGTGCCGGCGGTGACTGCGGATGGCGAGGTCGAGAGGGTTCCAATCACCCATCTCCGAAAAATGATCGCCAACGCGATGCGTGCATCCAAGCACAACGCCGCTCACGTCACCCACGTCGACGAGGCCGACGTGACCGAACTGGTGGCCCACTACCGTCGCGCCAAACCGACGATCGAGGAACGAACGGGAGTCCGCATCACGCTGCTGCCCTTCTTCATCAAGGCACTCGTAGCCGCCCTCGAGCAACACCCGATCTTCAACGCCTCGGTCGACGAGGAGAAGCAGGAGATCCTCTTCAAGAAGTACTACAACATCGGTGTGGCAGTCGACACACCCGAGGGCCTGATCGTACCGGTGATCAGGGATGCAGATTCGAAGAATTTGGTCGAGCTGGCCCGCGAGGTGGCGGACAAGGCCGAACGGGCCCGGTCACGCGAATTGGCGCTCGACGAGATCAGGGGCGGCAGCTGCACAATCACCAACATCGGGCCGTTGGGAGGGGTTTTCGCCACTCCGATCATCAATCAGCCTGAGCTCGCGATCGTCGGCCTGCACGCGATCAAAGAACGCCCCGAGGTCGTCAATGGTGAGATCGCGATCCGCAAGATGATGTATCTCAGCGTTTCGTTCGACCACAGATATATCGACGGCGCGCAAGGCGCGAGATTCATGAGCGATTTGGTGCACCTGGTCTCCGAGCCGATGGTGCTGATGGCGAGGTTCTGA
- a CDS encoding protein kinase yields MIADLKPGMNVWRFRLRRQLARGGMGSVWAAWDERLDREVALKLLPRVLVSESSAEARFEREARAMARLQHPNVVSIFDVGTFDPGVGEELPYLVMALIRGQSLNELIAEGPLPPRKAARIMEQASLALAAAHEVGVIHRDLKPSNIMVGDGGHVTVLDFGLARLTEREGETPIETLTSPGMVLGSCPYMAPEQALGKGVSPASDIFSCGTVLYEALSGVRAFDGETPLQVLQAVVRSEYRPLNEVAPQTPQELVAVVERCLEREPNRRYRSNADLARDLTIFQGTDETSLAEAPTLAISSGRLEAVSARRRRLAVHGAIITVAAIVAGILLGWFFGRFDTEPLRPDPGKWQARSLLDSVGNLGFPGWNPVGTEIAVAKNHAGSGEVIGVDVARGQTRLIVEGAPGEALSMPQYSPDGKALLLEAVVAGSPILRVFPVVGGQPITEVINSGGGSWENNDVFLFSREDGKGGFSLYRFSVSRQEAVRVRDSEGGLSWYRALVRPGGGFALLAGPSANPDSLFVARELSGPVTSWLPPGERIYGVDWAASGRSVVASVGGQIVRVDENGGAPVIPRLERLWYPSFSPSGDRLAVVNRNTINDLVAVDLDGDGWSCLLCGVPDSGWGSEDENGSVAYRRNVVGSATLFLREPSGREISITDPSEDASCPSISPDGTRIAYLAQDEQGPTALRVVSRNGGEPVTLAATVEGSEFPSWSPDGRYVTFAAGSPIKVWVVSAAGGEPRELTPMGGDYPQWSPDGRWIAYSVWTQDSDPNQGAWVVPAEGGTPRMVGEHPTRMVWSRDGSRLLQLRRAGDRIELWQATPGIWSWSRRSVLDFGAPAASHLEHLPLTVSPRTGELVMNRRTTSSSLLVFNGVDPDRW; encoded by the coding sequence ATGATCGCCGATCTCAAGCCCGGGATGAATGTGTGGCGCTTTCGCCTTCGCCGCCAGCTCGCACGTGGGGGGATGGGTTCGGTGTGGGCGGCGTGGGACGAGCGTCTCGATCGCGAGGTCGCTCTCAAGCTCCTGCCGCGAGTTCTGGTCTCCGAGAGTTCTGCCGAAGCGCGGTTCGAGCGCGAAGCGCGGGCCATGGCGCGGTTGCAGCACCCGAACGTGGTCAGCATTTTCGACGTCGGCACATTCGATCCGGGGGTGGGGGAAGAGCTCCCGTATCTCGTGATGGCGTTGATCCGCGGGCAATCGCTCAACGAGCTGATTGCCGAAGGCCCGCTCCCTCCGAGAAAGGCCGCGCGGATCATGGAGCAGGCGAGCCTTGCACTTGCCGCTGCGCACGAGGTCGGCGTCATCCATCGCGATCTCAAGCCCTCGAACATCATGGTCGGTGACGGCGGCCATGTGACAGTGTTGGATTTTGGCCTTGCTCGCCTCACCGAGCGAGAGGGGGAGACGCCGATCGAAACCCTGACCTCGCCGGGCATGGTATTGGGCTCGTGTCCTTACATGGCGCCAGAACAGGCCCTCGGAAAGGGCGTTTCGCCCGCATCAGACATCTTCTCCTGTGGCACTGTCCTTTACGAGGCTCTCTCCGGCGTGCGGGCATTCGATGGTGAGACACCACTCCAGGTTTTGCAGGCGGTCGTGCGATCGGAGTATCGCCCGCTCAACGAGGTTGCGCCGCAGACGCCTCAGGAATTGGTAGCGGTTGTCGAGCGCTGCCTCGAGCGTGAACCGAACCGTCGATATCGCTCGAACGCAGATTTGGCGCGTGACCTCACGATATTCCAGGGCACCGATGAAACCAGCCTCGCGGAAGCGCCGACCCTGGCGATCAGCTCTGGCAGGCTCGAGGCAGTGTCCGCGCGTCGTCGTCGTCTCGCGGTTCACGGAGCGATCATTACCGTAGCCGCGATCGTGGCCGGCATCCTGCTGGGGTGGTTTTTTGGCCGCTTCGACACGGAGCCCTTGCGCCCGGATCCGGGGAAGTGGCAGGCGCGGTCGCTGTTGGATTCGGTGGGCAATCTCGGTTTTCCCGGCTGGAACCCGGTTGGGACCGAGATCGCCGTCGCCAAGAACCACGCCGGATCGGGCGAGGTGATCGGCGTCGATGTTGCCCGCGGCCAGACCCGGTTGATCGTCGAGGGCGCTCCTGGCGAGGCCCTGAGCATGCCGCAGTACTCGCCTGACGGAAAGGCGCTGCTGCTCGAGGCGGTGGTGGCGGGCAGTCCAATACTCAGGGTCTTTCCGGTAGTCGGCGGGCAGCCGATCACCGAGGTGATCAACTCCGGCGGCGGCAGCTGGGAGAATAACGACGTATTCCTCTTTTCGAGGGAGGACGGTAAGGGGGGTTTCAGTCTTTATCGCTTTTCCGTGAGCCGGCAGGAGGCCGTCCGGGTGCGGGATTCCGAAGGTGGTCTTTCGTGGTATCGGGCGCTGGTACGGCCCGGTGGCGGTTTCGCCCTGCTCGCGGGGCCTTCAGCCAACCCAGACAGTCTCTTCGTGGCACGCGAGCTTTCCGGACCGGTCACGTCCTGGCTGCCTCCGGGCGAACGGATTTATGGCGTCGATTGGGCGGCTTCGGGACGGTCCGTTGTGGCGTCGGTGGGTGGTCAGATCGTTCGGGTCGATGAAAACGGAGGCGCCCCGGTGATCCCGAGATTGGAGAGGCTGTGGTACCCGTCCTTTTCGCCGAGCGGTGATCGGCTGGCAGTTGTGAACCGGAACACGATCAACGATCTCGTGGCTGTGGACCTGGATGGGGATGGTTGGAGCTGTCTGCTTTGCGGCGTGCCTGACAGCGGATGGGGGAGCGAGGATGAGAACGGGTCCGTGGCCTACCGGCGCAACGTTGTCGGCAGCGCGACGCTGTTTCTGCGCGAGCCCTCTGGTCGGGAAATTTCAATCACTGATCCGTCTGAAGATGCCTCGTGCCCTTCGATCTCTCCCGACGGTACGAGGATTGCGTATCTGGCGCAGGATGAACAGGGCCCCACCGCCTTGAGGGTTGTTTCCCGCAATGGAGGTGAACCCGTGACCCTCGCTGCAACAGTTGAAGGGTCCGAGTTCCCGAGCTGGTCGCCCGACGGTCGCTATGTGACGTTTGCCGCCGGTTCGCCGATCAAGGTATGGGTCGTCTCCGCTGCGGGCGGTGAACCGAGGGAACTCACGCCGATGGGCGGGGACTATCCGCAGTGGAGTCCCGACGGGCGTTGGATCGCATACTCCGTATGGACCCAAGACTCCGATCCGAACCAGGGCGCGTGGGTCGTGCCCGCTGAAGGGGGCACACCCAGGATGGTCGGCGAGCATCCGACCCGGATGGTTTGGAGCCGCGATGGGAGTCGTTTGTTGCAGCTCCGGCGCGCGGGCGACCGGATCGAGCTGTGGCAGGCGACGCCTGGAATCTGGTCCTGGTCCCGCCGCTCGGTTCTCGATTTCGGCGCCCCGGCAGCGTCGCATCTCGAGCACCTGCCGCTCACGGTGAGCCCCCGGACGGGTGAATTGGTGATGAATCGGCGCACGACCTCCAGCAGTCTGCTGGTCTTCAACGGCGTCGACCCGGACCGTTGGTGA
- the pgi gene encoding glucose-6-phosphate isomerase has translation MLFDSEIDRAVREGRPLTETAPWKALKAHHREIRGLHMRDLFAADPNRFSQFSLELAGILFDYSKNRVNETTIELLIDLARASGVQEAARAMFAGEKLNWTENRSVLHVALRNRAATPIEVDDEDVMPGVEAVLRKMRGFTEAVRTGQWLGFSGRPIATVVNIGIGGSDLGPAMICEALTPYCDGPKVRFVSNVDATDFAENTRDLDPAETLFVIASKTFTTQETMTNAHTARRWLVDALGDEAAVARHFVALSTNHQAVEAFGIDPDCIFEFWNWVGGRYSSWSAIGLTIALAIGFERFEEFLEGAHEVDRHFAEAPLEKNIPVLMAMLGIWYRNFFGASTRAVLPYDQYLRRFPAYLQQGDMESNGKSINREGHRVGYRTGPIVWGEPGTNGQHAFYQLIHQGTELVPCDFIGVINSHNPVGDHHQKLIANCFAQSEALMRGRPADEVEEELRLRQMEDGEIEALVPHKVFEGNRPSNTFLLDGVTPRSLGMLLAMYEHQIFVQGVVWRINSFDQWGVELGKILAGTVLGETGSLEAGREVDLSHHDSSTRALIERFVARQKDF, from the coding sequence ATGCTTTTCGACTCAGAGATAGACCGTGCGGTGCGTGAGGGTAGACCGCTCACCGAGACCGCGCCGTGGAAAGCCCTGAAGGCGCACCACCGTGAAATCCGCGGCCTCCACATGCGCGACCTCTTCGCGGCAGACCCAAACCGATTCAGTCAGTTCTCTCTCGAGCTTGCGGGCATACTCTTCGACTACTCGAAGAACCGGGTCAACGAGACCACCATCGAGCTGTTGATCGACCTGGCGAGGGCGAGCGGTGTGCAAGAGGCGGCCCGGGCGATGTTCGCCGGTGAAAAGCTCAACTGGACCGAAAACCGCTCGGTACTGCACGTGGCGTTGCGCAACCGTGCAGCGACACCGATCGAGGTCGATGATGAAGACGTGATGCCGGGCGTCGAAGCGGTACTCCGGAAGATGAGGGGATTTACCGAAGCGGTTCGAACAGGTCAGTGGCTCGGTTTTTCGGGGAGGCCGATTGCCACTGTCGTCAACATCGGCATTGGTGGCTCGGACCTCGGCCCGGCGATGATCTGTGAAGCGCTGACCCCGTACTGCGACGGACCGAAGGTCCGCTTTGTTTCGAATGTCGACGCGACGGATTTCGCGGAGAACACCCGCGATCTCGACCCCGCCGAAACGCTCTTTGTCATCGCGTCTAAGACCTTCACCACCCAGGAGACGATGACAAACGCGCACACGGCTCGTAGATGGTTAGTCGATGCTTTGGGAGACGAAGCGGCTGTAGCGCGACACTTCGTGGCGTTGTCGACCAACCACCAAGCGGTCGAGGCGTTCGGCATTGATCCTGACTGCATCTTCGAGTTCTGGAACTGGGTTGGCGGGCGATATTCGAGCTGGTCCGCGATTGGGCTGACCATAGCTTTGGCCATCGGATTCGAGCGGTTCGAGGAATTTCTCGAGGGAGCCCACGAGGTTGACCGGCATTTCGCCGAAGCGCCGCTCGAAAAGAACATCCCCGTCCTGATGGCGATGCTCGGCATCTGGTATCGTAACTTCTTTGGCGCATCGACCAGGGCGGTGCTGCCCTACGACCAGTACCTTCGTCGATTTCCGGCCTACCTGCAGCAGGGCGATATGGAATCGAACGGCAAGTCGATCAACCGCGAAGGACACCGGGTCGGTTACCGTACGGGGCCGATCGTGTGGGGTGAACCGGGCACCAATGGCCAGCACGCCTTCTATCAGCTCATTCACCAGGGCACCGAGTTGGTGCCGTGTGACTTCATCGGCGTGATCAACTCCCACAACCCGGTTGGAGACCACCACCAGAAGCTGATCGCCAACTGCTTCGCCCAGTCTGAGGCGCTGATGCGGGGAAGGCCCGCGGACGAGGTGGAGGAAGAACTCCGCTTGCGGCAAATGGAGGACGGAGAGATCGAGGCGCTTGTGCCGCACAAGGTCTTCGAGGGCAACCGCCCGAGCAACACATTTCTCCTCGACGGTGTGACGCCGAGGTCGTTGGGGATGCTACTGGCGATGTATGAGCACCAGATATTCGTGCAAGGTGTCGTGTGGCGGATCAACAGCTTCGACCAGTGGGGCGTCGAGCTGGGGAAAATCCTCGCGGGGACCGTCCTCGGCGAGACCGGCAGCCTTGAGGCGGGCCGTGAAGTCGATCTCTCGCATCACGACAGCTCGACTCGCGCGCTGATCGAACGTTTCGTCGCGCGTCAAAAAGACTTTTGA
- the lpdA gene encoding dihydrolipoyl dehydrogenase — MVVGSVSRGCQVVVIGAGPGGYVAALRLAQLGKDVILVEKSPTLGGVCLNVGCIPSKALIHAADLAHEARHAGNMGLSVEGLTVDQPKMVAWKDGIVERLTTGVAFLCKQNGVEVVHGSAEFISDRALAVTSEEGRIEIEFEQAVLATGSRPMALNGFEHDGEKIIGSTEALSLQAVPDKMVVIGAGYIGLELGTVYAKLGSEVSIVEFLPEVAPNLDPEVGKALIRQLKKLKVELYLSHRAESFEPGEPSTVVARGPKDEELRLEADVVMMSVGRVPNVEGLGLEQAGVATDEKGFIEVNEKMQTSTPGIYAIGDVVGGALLAHKAYQEAKVAAEVIAGEPAAFDSVVPAVIYTDPEVAWVGLGEEEAKEKGYDVVTGTFPFKASGRAMSLDSTDGFVKAIADADSKQLLGVVAVGRGVSEFIGEATLALEMGAFLEDVGLTIHPHPTMSEALQEAVEGALGQAVHMVNKN; from the coding sequence ATGGTTGTAGGTTCAGTTTCCCGTGGTTGTCAGGTGGTTGTGATCGGCGCCGGTCCGGGCGGTTACGTGGCGGCTCTCCGTCTCGCGCAGCTCGGCAAGGACGTGATTCTGGTAGAGAAGAGTCCGACCCTGGGCGGTGTCTGCCTCAACGTTGGCTGCATTCCGTCAAAGGCGTTGATCCACGCGGCAGACCTGGCGCACGAGGCGCGGCACGCCGGGAATATGGGTCTCTCGGTCGAGGGCCTGACGGTGGACCAACCGAAGATGGTGGCGTGGAAGGACGGCATCGTGGAACGGCTGACAACGGGTGTCGCATTTCTCTGCAAGCAGAATGGCGTCGAGGTGGTCCACGGATCGGCGGAGTTCATCTCTGATCGTGCGCTCGCCGTGACCTCGGAAGAGGGCCGCATCGAGATCGAGTTCGAGCAAGCGGTGCTCGCCACCGGTTCGCGTCCTATGGCACTGAACGGCTTCGAGCACGATGGGGAGAAGATCATCGGCTCGACCGAAGCCCTCTCGTTGCAGGCGGTGCCGGACAAGATGGTGGTCATTGGCGCGGGGTACATCGGCCTCGAGCTCGGCACCGTGTACGCAAAGCTCGGTTCCGAGGTGTCGATCGTCGAGTTTCTGCCCGAGGTCGCACCGAATCTCGACCCCGAGGTGGGTAAGGCCCTCATTCGCCAGCTCAAAAAGTTGAAGGTCGAGCTGTACCTCAGCCATCGTGCGGAGTCGTTCGAACCGGGCGAGCCCTCGACCGTCGTCGCCCGCGGACCGAAAGATGAGGAACTGAGGCTCGAGGCCGACGTCGTGATGATGAGTGTGGGCCGCGTGCCCAACGTGGAAGGTCTCGGGCTGGAACAGGCCGGGGTTGCGACCGACGAGAAGGGATTCATCGAGGTCAACGAGAAGATGCAGACCTCCACCCCCGGCATCTACGCTATCGGAGATGTGGTCGGCGGCGCCCTTCTGGCCCACAAGGCCTACCAGGAGGCCAAAGTAGCGGCGGAAGTGATTGCTGGGGAACCGGCCGCATTCGACAGCGTGGTGCCCGCCGTGATCTACACCGATCCGGAGGTCGCCTGGGTCGGGCTCGGTGAGGAAGAGGCGAAGGAGAAGGGCTATGACGTGGTCACCGGCACCTTTCCGTTCAAGGCCTCGGGCCGTGCCATGTCGCTCGATTCGACCGATGGTTTCGTCAAAGCGATTGCAGACGCCGATTCGAAGCAGCTCCTGGGCGTCGTTGCTGTTGGCCGCGGGGTCAGCGAGTTCATCGGCGAGGCCACCTTGGCGCTCGAGATGGGCGCCTTTCTCGAGGATGTCGGGCTGACGATTCACCCGCACCCGACAATGTCGGAAGCCCTGCAGGAAGCCGTCGAAGGGGCTCTGGGGCAAGCCGTCCACATGGTCAATAAGAATTAG
- a CDS encoding SpoIIE family protein phosphatase gives MAHPTGERLGQRVRGLNMPGRWWWIGGAIAIVIAVIAGAVRPGSDVSEVFSALSILWAIISGLLALRWAWRWMTYRVGTRLFITYLLIGVLPLLFATAFAGIGLYVLMGQYTSVRFGTELEKLEATLSGDCEAVLEIASASGTDAAFSLLEKMAADPPSPLSRVIWWAWIDGETTASSDETDGLDFDWLPQGISLQIAHRDEMTYSSAAKRQPSGNRVVALIPFDQDNEEAFSSHWWFDVAFLDLHDERGESPENVDADAAKTDDGGSGRGEVRISDDGVSIDDGGLWADWAEGGEGLLSRPLIIWFRSAADVVDLGSGAVESDATEIALVRTSPQNVWRDFTLFRYELRTELKKALAGLGILFLVGYGLALAAAAMVVLSIARSTSRLTQGARQIERGNLDHRVPVKRKDQLGDLAESFNLMTDSVQSMLADVAEKERLARELELAREIQESLLPSSHLEMGPVTVHATFRPAAEVGGDYFDVFPLSTDRLVVAIGDVAGHGLSTGLLMASLKSTVAALVHEGYGGSELIEKVNHLLMADGHHRTMITLSVVEMDLEEDWLTLANAGHCPALLVGPKGPPDELAACSPPIGSRLCRPASMDRPFPTGHRLVLYSDGLVEALSPAGEPYGYDRLDRTVAGVEDRSGEGLTAEILDSLGAHIDEVPLADDLTILIVERN, from the coding sequence GTGGCTCATCCCACCGGCGAACGTCTCGGCCAGCGAGTCAGAGGACTGAACATGCCCGGCCGCTGGTGGTGGATTGGCGGTGCGATTGCCATTGTCATAGCAGTGATCGCTGGTGCTGTGAGGCCCGGATCCGACGTGTCCGAAGTCTTTTCTGCGCTCTCAATTCTTTGGGCAATCATCAGCGGTCTGTTAGCCCTGAGGTGGGCCTGGCGATGGATGACGTATCGCGTCGGGACGCGCCTTTTCATCACCTACCTTCTGATCGGAGTGCTGCCGCTGCTGTTCGCCACTGCATTTGCGGGCATCGGCCTCTACGTCCTGATGGGCCAATACACCTCGGTGCGGTTCGGTACAGAGCTTGAGAAGCTCGAGGCGACGTTGTCAGGCGACTGCGAGGCGGTGTTGGAAATCGCCAGCGCGTCCGGGACCGACGCGGCGTTTTCCCTCCTCGAGAAGATGGCGGCCGATCCTCCGAGCCCGCTTTCGAGGGTCATTTGGTGGGCGTGGATCGACGGTGAAACGACAGCATCCTCCGACGAAACCGACGGTTTGGATTTCGACTGGCTGCCGCAAGGTATCTCCCTGCAGATCGCTCATCGGGACGAAATGACGTACTCAAGTGCTGCGAAGCGCCAGCCCTCAGGCAATCGGGTGGTTGCCCTGATTCCATTTGACCAGGACAACGAGGAAGCATTCAGCTCGCATTGGTGGTTCGATGTTGCATTTCTCGACCTCCACGACGAGCGTGGCGAAAGCCCGGAAAACGTTGATGCGGATGCTGCGAAGACCGACGACGGTGGCTCCGGACGGGGGGAAGTCCGCATTTCGGATGACGGTGTCTCCATCGACGACGGAGGACTCTGGGCGGATTGGGCCGAAGGGGGCGAGGGACTGCTCTCGAGGCCACTCATAATCTGGTTCCGGTCGGCGGCGGACGTGGTTGATCTGGGGTCGGGCGCGGTCGAATCGGATGCAACAGAAATAGCCCTGGTGAGGACCTCACCGCAGAACGTGTGGCGCGATTTCACCCTGTTTCGGTACGAGCTCAGGACAGAGTTGAAGAAAGCGCTCGCCGGTCTCGGCATCCTGTTTCTCGTCGGGTATGGACTGGCGCTGGCAGCCGCTGCGATGGTCGTACTCTCGATCGCGCGATCGACCTCGCGACTCACCCAGGGTGCACGACAGATCGAGCGGGGGAACCTCGATCACCGGGTGCCTGTGAAGCGCAAGGACCAGCTCGGCGACCTCGCCGAGTCCTTCAATCTCATGACTGATTCGGTCCAATCCATGCTGGCAGACGTTGCGGAAAAGGAGCGCCTCGCGCGCGAGCTCGAACTGGCACGGGAAATTCAGGAGAGCCTGCTGCCGTCCAGCCATCTCGAGATGGGCCCGGTGACGGTGCACGCCACCTTCAGGCCGGCGGCCGAAGTCGGTGGTGACTACTTCGACGTGTTTCCGCTGTCGACAGATCGGCTGGTGGTGGCGATTGGCGATGTGGCCGGCCACGGACTATCGACCGGTCTGCTGATGGCGAGCCTGAAATCGACAGTGGCCGCGCTGGTACACGAGGGCTACGGCGGGTCGGAGCTGATCGAAAAGGTCAACCACCTCCTCATGGCCGATGGCCACCATCGAACCATGATCACTCTTTCTGTGGTCGAAATGGATCTCGAAGAGGATTGGCTGACCCTGGCCAACGCCGGCCATTGCCCGGCACTGCTCGTTGGACCCAAGGGTCCGCCGGATGAGCTGGCCGCCTGCTCGCCACCGATCGGGAGCCGCCTCTGCCGGCCGGCATCGATGGATCGTCCTTTCCCGACCGGTCACCGCCTCGTGCTCTACTCCGACGGGCTGGTGGAAGCGCTGTCTCCTGCCGGCGAACCGTACGGATATGATCGTCTCGATCGGACGGTCGCAGGCGTGGAGGATCGATCTGGGGAAGGTCTCACCGCGGAGATCCTCGATTCCCTGGGTGCACACATTGACGAAGTCCCCCTCGCAGACGACCTGACGATTTTGATCGTCGAACGCAACTGA
- a CDS encoding cytochrome c family protein encodes MRKTSLWIALMIAVVAVSLSAQAQDHEYAGATKCKMCHKVQYASWENTKHAKATENAKASTGDRTFSADCLGCHATNSSEDFPGVQCEACHGPGNDYKKMSIMKDLEAAKANGLVIPTQATCDGCHTGDDHATAMVIGDQLSNKEAIHEFKNPPGE; translated from the coding sequence ATGAGAAAGACATCTCTTTGGATCGCTTTGATGATCGCAGTCGTGGCAGTGTCCCTCAGCGCCCAGGCGCAGGACCACGAGTACGCGGGTGCCACCAAGTGCAAGATGTGCCATAAGGTGCAGTACGCTTCGTGGGAGAACACCAAGCACGCGAAGGCGACTGAAAACGCGAAGGCCTCGACCGGTGATCGGACCTTCTCGGCGGATTGCCTGGGATGCCACGCCACCAACTCGAGCGAGGACTTTCCTGGCGTTCAGTGTGAAGCCTGTCACGGGCCCGGCAACGACTACAAGAAGATGAGCATCATGAAGGACCTCGAGGCCGCGAAGGCGAACGGGTTGGTCATCCCGACCCAGGCGACCTGTGATGGCTGTCACACCGGTGACGATCACGCGACTGCGATGGTGATCGGCGACCAGCTCAGCAACAAAGAAGCGATCCACGAGTTCAAGAATCCCCCGGGGGAATAG